Proteins encoded together in one Rhipicephalus sanguineus isolate Rsan-2018 chromosome 9, BIME_Rsan_1.4, whole genome shotgun sequence window:
- the LOC125759902 gene encoding lysosomal Pro-X carboxypeptidase-like has translation MSSLRVAASVVLLFFTLAPLEAAAQLRNLTFKIHNFTTKVDHFTYRNNDTFQMRYIVADKYWNRDKGTIFFYPGNEMRIEPFVYSTDLEHMAYLSSEQAMADYAALLTWLKNNLAGAKNSQVVAFGGSYGAMLAALMRVKYPYIIDAALASSAPFRMFPGLGSCDRFYRGVTQAFQRSSWGCPRDVSRTWPVLDKLGSTPEGCKTLQERFRTCHNLEPSNYPEFRDWIRHAYSILAMINYPFAVTARGTIPAHPVKVDWVE, from the exons ATGTCTAGCCTGCGCGTGGCCGCGTCGGTGGTGTTATTGTTCTTCACTCTGGCTCCACTCGAAGCGGCTGCCCAGCTGAGAAATCTTACCTTCAAGATTCACAACTTCACCACGAAG GTTGACCATTTCACGTACCGCAACAACGACACCTTCCAGATGAGGTATATCGTGGCGGACAAATACTGGAACAGAGACAAAGGAACGATCTTCTTCTACCCCGGAAACGAAATGAGGATCGAACCCTTCGTGTACAGCACG GATCTGGAGCACATGGCGTACCTGTCCAGCGAGCAAGCCATGGCTGACTACGCCGCACTGTTGACATGGCTCAAGAACAACCTCGCAGGAGCCAAGAACAGTCAAGTGGTCGCATTTGGCGGCTCTTACGGAGCCATGTTAGCCGCGCTGATGCGGGTCAAGTACCCGTACATTATCGACGC TGCTCTGGCAAGTAGTGCCCCCTTCAGGATGTTTCCCGGACTCGGATCATGCGACCGGTTCTACAGAGGCGTAACGCAAGCTTTCCAGAGGTCGTCCTGGGGATGTCCCAGGGATGTGTCTCGTACCTGGCCCGTGCTCGACAAACTGGGATCAACAC CGGAAGGCTGCAAGACGCTGCAGGAGAGGTTTCGCACGTGTCACAACCTCGAGCCCAGCAATTACCCGGAGTTTCGCGATTGGATCCGACACGCGTACTCAATACTGGCCATGATAAACTACCCGTTTGCCGTAACGGCCCGTGGAACCATTCCGGCTCATCCTGTCAAG GTTGACTGGGTGGAATGA